In one Zalophus californianus isolate mZalCal1 chromosome 10, mZalCal1.pri.v2, whole genome shotgun sequence genomic region, the following are encoded:
- the VSIG8 gene encoding V-set and immunoglobulin domain-containing protein 8, with amino-acid sequence MGVRGAFHLLLVCLSPALLSAVRINGDGQEVLYLAEGDNVRLGCPYILDPEDYGPNGLDIEWMQLNSDPSHRENVFLSYQDKRINHGNLPHLQQRVRFAASDPSQYDASINLMNLQVSDTATYECRVKKTTMASRKVIVTVQARPAVPMCWSEGHMTHGNDVVLKCFANGGTPPLSYKWAKISGHTRPYRAGSYHSQHSFHSELSYQESFHSSMNQGLNNGDLLLKDISREDDGLYQCTVANHVGYSVCVVEVKVSDSRRIGMIIGAVLGSLLMLGCLLVGIWGLICCCCGGPGAGGTRGAFGYSNGGGVGGGACGGACSDLASEIREDTEAPGCKASGRGRSVTHLLGYPTQTVSRSLRRKYAPPPCGGPEDLALAPCAAAAAACEAGPSPVYVKVKSAEPADCAEGPRQRTDGLLV; translated from the exons ATGGGAGTTCGAGGAGCATTCCACCTTCTACTTGTGTGCCTGAGCCCAG cgCTGCTGTCTGCTGTGCGGATCAACGGGGATGGCCAGGAGGTCCTGTACCTGGCAGAAGGTGACAATGTGAGACTGGGCTGCCCCTACATCCTGGACCCCGAGGACTATGGTCCTAATGGGCTAGACATCGAGTGGATGCAGCTCAATTCAGACCCCTCACATCGGGAGAATGTG TTCCTTAGTTACCAAGACAAGAGGATCAACCATGGCAACCTCCCCCATCTGCAGCAGAGGGTCCGCTTTGCCGCCTCGGACCCCAGCCAGTACGATGCCTCCATCAACCTCATGAACCTGCAGGTATCGGACACAGCCACTTACGAGTGTAGGGTGAAGAAGACCACCATGGCCAGCCGGAAGGTCATCGTCACTGTCCAAG CACGGCCCGCGGTGCCCATGTGCTGGTCTGAGGGCCACATGACCCACGGCAACGACGTGGTGCTGAAGTGCTTTGCCAACGGGGGCACCCCGCCGCTCTCCTACAAGTGGGCCAAGATCAGTGGGCACACCCGCCCCTACCGCGCCGGCTCCTACCACTCACAGCACAGCTTCCACTCCGAGCTCTCTTACCAGGAGTCCTTCCACAGCTCCATGAACCAAG GTCTGAACAACGGTGACCTGCTGCTGAAGGACATTTCCCGAGAGGATGATGGGCTCTATCAGTGCACAGTGGCCAACCACGTGGGctacagtgtgtgtgtggtggaggtGAAGGTCTCAG ACTCCCGGCGCATAGGCATGATCATAGGCGCagtgctgggctctctgctcatgctGGGCTGTCTGCTGGTGGGCATCTGGGGGCTCATCTGCTGCTGCTGCGGGGGCCCCGGGGCCGGCGGCACCCGCGGTGCCTTCGGCTACAGCAACGGCGGCGGGGTCGGCGGAGGGGCCTGCGGAGGGGCCTGCAGCGACTTGGCTAGTGAGATCAG AGAGGACACCGAGGCGCCCGGGTGCAAGGCCAGCGGGCGCGGCCGCAGCGTCACCCACCTGCTGGGGTACCCGACGCAGACCGTCAGCCGCTCCCTGCGCCGCAAGTACGCGCCCCCGCCCTGCGGCGGCCCCGAGGACTTGGCCCTGGCGCcctgcgccgccgccgccgccgcctgcgaAGCGGGCCCCTCCCCGGTCTACGTCAAGGTCAAGAGCGCCGAACCCGCCGACTGCGCCGAGGGGCCGCGGCAGCGCACCGACGGCCTCCTGGTGTGA